The following coding sequences are from one Bos indicus x Bos taurus breed Angus x Brahman F1 hybrid chromosome 5, Bos_hybrid_MaternalHap_v2.0, whole genome shotgun sequence window:
- the METTL7A gene encoding methyltransferase-like protein 7A, which translates to MAFTIFILRLAVCILAFPMYLLDFLGLWNWICKQWFPYFLARLTVMYNKQMESKKQELFSNLREFTGPSGKLSLLELGCGTGANFKFYPSGCQVTCVDPNPNFEKFLIKSIAQNRHLQFERFIVAAGENMHQVASGSMDVVVCTLVLCSVKNQEQILQEVCRVLRPGGAFYFMEHVADKPSTWNYFWQQVLDPVWYLLFDGCNLTRESWKALEKACFSKLKLQHLQAPLSWELVRPHIYGYAVK; encoded by the exons ATGGCGTTCACCATTTTTATCCTCCGGCTGGCTGTCTGcatcctggcatttcccatgTACCTGCTGGACTTTCTGGGCTTGTGGAACTGGATATGCAAACAGTGGTTCCCTTACTTCCTGGCAAGGTTGACTGTGATGTAcaataaacagatggagagcaAAAAGCAAGAGCTCTTCAGCAACCTGCGGGAGTTCACGGGCCCCTCTGGGAAGCTCTCCTTGCTGGAGCTGGGCTGTGGCACGGGGGCCAACTTCAAGTTCTACCCCTCTGGATGCCAGGTGACCTGTGTTGATCCCAACCCCAACTTTGAGAAGTTCTTGATCAAGAGCATTGCCCAGAACCGACACCTGCAGTTTGAGCGCTTCATAGTGGCTGCCGGGGAGAACATGCACCAGGTGGCCTCAGGCTCCATGGATGTGGTGGTCTGCACCCTGGTGCTCTGCTCGGTGAAGAACCAGGAGCAGATCCTCCAGGAAGTGTGCCGAGTGCTGAGGCCG ggaggagctttttatttcatggagCATGTAGCAGATAAGCCTTCCACCTGGAATTACTTCTGGCAACAGGTCCTGGATCCCGTCTGGTACCTACTGTTTGATGGATGCAACCTGACCAGAGAGAGCTGGAAGGCCCTGGAGAAGGCCTGCTTCTCCAAGCTGAAGCTGCAGCACttacaggcccctctgtcctgggaGCTAGTGCGCCCTCACATCTATGGATATGCTGTGAAATAG